The Synchiropus splendidus isolate RoL2022-P1 chromosome 8, RoL_Sspl_1.0, whole genome shotgun sequence genome has a window encoding:
- the pde9ac gene encoding high affinity cGMP-specific 3',5'-cyclic phosphodiesterase 9A: MGSSSSSYAPKSIYLDVDGKVQKVVFSRHCSPCDIKELLCSSSNIPRHTAIMMVDPEGALVSIDPTMPTNTPSSLYKVVPLSTGQLGEKEDMFQNVLSQVADQFSRAFRINELKTEVTNRLAMLEKRVELEGLKVVEIEKCKNDLKKLRDEMTSRGGGRSNCPCKYNFSDDGKKVTPRRDVPNYPKYTLSQETIEALKKPTFDVWHWEHNEMLSCLEYMYHDLGLVKEFNMNPITLKRWLLAIQENYRNNPFHNFRHCFCVSQMMYGMIHLCNLQEKLTLTDMGILMTAAVCHDLDHPGYNNTYQINARTELAVRYNDISPLENHHCAVAFQILSLPECNVFANVDPEAFKQIRQAIITLILATDMARHGEILDSFKQKVDNFDFTNEEHVTCLKMVLIKCCDISNEVRPTEVAEPWVDCLLEEYFMQSDREKSEGLPVAPFMDRDKVTKPTAQIGFIKFVLIPMFETVMKLFPQIEEIMVQPLRDSRDHYEELKQIDDAMTEAQKKKTENMSLGGKKK; this comes from the exons GCACACTGCCATCATGATGGTGGATCCAGAAGGTGCTTTAGTCTCCATAGATCCCACGATGCCCACCAACACTCCAAG CTCACTGTACAAAGTGGTCCCGCTGTCTACTGGCCAACTTGGAG AGAAGGAAGACATGTTCCAGAACGTGTTGTCCCAGGTGGCTGATCAGTTCAGCAG AGCTTTTCGGATAAATGAACTGAAGACTGAGGTGACGAACAGGCTGGCGATGCTGGAGAAGAGAGTGGAAC TGGAGGGACTGAAGGTGGTGGAAATCGAGAAGTGCAAGAACGATCTGAAGAAGCTGAGAGATGAGATGACGTCCAGGGGCGGCGGCAG GTCAAACTGCCCGTGCAAATACAACTTCTCCGACGATGGGAAGAAGGTCACTCCCAGACGAGACGTGCCCAACTATCCGAAG TACACACTCTCTCAAGAGACCATTGAGGCGTTGAAGAAGCCCACCTTTGATGTCTGGCACTGGGAGCACAATGAG ATGCTGAGCTGTCTGGAGTACATGTACCATGACTTGGGTCTAGTGAAAGAGTTTAACATGAACCCCATCACCCTGAAGCGCTGGCTG CTGGCAATTCAAGAAAACTACCGCAACAACCCTTTCCACAACTTCCGCCACTGTTTTTGCGTCAGCCAGATGATGTACGGCATGATCCACCTCTGCAACCTGCAG gaGAAACTGACCCTGACAGACATGGGCATTCTCATGACAGCTGCAGTGTGTCATGACCTGGACCACCCTGGCTACAACAACAC GTATCAAATCAACGCGCGCACGGAGCTCGCCGTGCGCTACAACGACATCTCCCCTCTGGAGAACCACCATTGTGCCGTCGCTTTTCAGATCCTCTCGCTTCCTGAGTGTAACGTCTTTGCTAACGTGGATCCAGAGGCCTTCAAACAGATCCGACAG GCGATCATCACCCTGATCCTGGCCACTGATATGGCTCGGCACGGAGAGATTCTGGACTCCTTCAAGCAAAAAGTGGACAACTTTGACTTCACCAATGAGGAGCATGTGACCTGT ctgaAAATGGTCTTAATCAAGTGCTGTGACATTTCGAACGAGGTGAGGCCGACCGAAGTGGCTGAGCCATGGGTGGATTGTCTGCTGGAGGAGTACTTCATGCAG AGCGACAGGGAGAAGTCCGAAGGTCTTCCCGTCGCTCCCTTCATGGACCGAGACAAAGTCACGAAACCCACGGCTCAGATCGGATTCATCAAGTTCGTCCTGATTCCCATGTTTGAAACAGTCATGAAG CTTTTCCCTCAAATCGAGGAGATCATGGTGCAGCCTCTGAGGGACTCGCGCGATCACTACGAGGAGTTGAAGCAAATCGATGATGCCATGACAGAG gcacagaagaaaaaaactgaaaatatgtCATTAGGCGGGAAGAAGAAGTAA